Proteins from a genomic interval of Gossypium hirsutum isolate 1008001.06 chromosome A09, Gossypium_hirsutum_v2.1, whole genome shotgun sequence:
- the LOC107930404 gene encoding uncharacterized protein, protein MAAAVIKKFFIASMFMWIAPLAILYGFNHNLLPGSTNLSPHAMTLVSGFVAVISVNIVIAFYIYMAMKEPVDKHEPDPKFLADAKASVSQPTGEAPTSSESIKKRE, encoded by the exons ATGGCTGCTGCAGTAATTAAGAAGTTCTTCATTGCATCAATGTTCATGTGGATAGCTCCCCTTGCAATATTGTATGGTTTTAATCATAATTTACTTCCTG GTTCAACAAATTTATCTCCCCATGCTATGACTCTGGTGAGTGGATTCGTTGCTGTAATTTCGGTCAATATAGTTATCGCATTCTACATCTATATGGCAATGAAGGAACCTGTGGATAAGCATGAGCCAGATCCAAAGTTTCTCGCTGATGCCAAAGCTAGTGTAAGCCAGCCAACGGGCGAAGCTCCAACCTCTTCCGAGTCCATAAAGAAACGAGAATAG
- the LOC107930403 gene encoding phosphatidylinositol N-acetylglucosaminyltransferase subunit C, with product MDMNFTADSSLAPSRWRKVAYGRMQPGYDDNHTDETFLEDMVMNANVVKRNMLKVMQDSVSISQYLCIVFLVVLVWIYTLRSTLNENSLLLLDISLLGSGFIILVLTEEMLSLKRLWNYVLNVSFFTTGLFVLAPIYQTLTRSISSDSIWAVTISLLLLHLFLHDYSGSTIRPSGALKNPNLTSCISLNASIVASVFIASRLPSRVHVFATMLFSLQIFLFAPLVTYCIKKYSFRLHLLFSLGLMAVTLTFVYSLHCLLFVLLVGILIFVNVVCPYWLIRIQEYKFEINGPWDEAKLCFDITD from the coding sequence ATGGATATGAACTTCACTGCCGATTCTTCCCTGGCTCCATCCAGATGGAGAAAAGTTGCATACGGAAGGATGCAACCTGGATACGACGACAACCACACAGATGAAACTTTCCTTGAAGACATGGTAATGAATGCTAATGTCGTTAAACGGAATATGCTTAAGGTGATGCAAGATTCGGTTTCCATCTCACAATATCTATGCATTGTTTTTCTTGTGGTCTTGGTATGGATCTACACCCTTAGGTCAACCCTTAATGAAAACTCCCTCTTGCTTCTGGATATAAGCCTTCTTGGTTCTGGTTTCATAATCCTAGTATTAACTGAAGAAATGCTCTCCCTCAAACGTCTTTGGAACTACGTCCTTAACGTTTCCTTCTTCACAACCGGATTATTCGTGTTAGCTCCAATATACCAAACGTTGACAAGGTCCATCAGCTCGGATTCCATTTGGGCAGTAACCATTTCACTCCTCTTGCTCCATCTTTTCCTTCACGACTATTCCGGTTCTACAATAAGACCTTCGGGTGCTCTCAAGAACCCTAACTTAACCAGCTGTATTTCCTTAAACGCTTCCATTGTCGCTTCGGTTTTCATAGCATCCCGATTACCGTCACGGGTACATGTTTTCGCCACCATGCTGTTTTCATTACAAATCTTCCTATTTGCACCATTGGTCACCTACTGTATTAAGAAATACTCTTTCAGGTTGCACCTTTTGTTTTCTCTGGGGTTAATGGCTGTCACTTTAACATTTGTTTATAGCCTGCATTGCTTGCTCTTTGTGTTGTTAGTGGGGATTTTGATCTTTGTTAATGTGGTTTGCCCTTACTGGCTTATAAGGATTCAAGAATACAAGTTTGAGATTAATGGCCCCTGGGATGAGGCTAAGCTTTGCTTTGATATTACAGATTGA
- the LOC107930314 gene encoding auxin-responsive protein IAA12 isoform X1, with amino-acid sequence MEGGLVLLGGGANGGGSGGSSGFSTNESAMSEASSYPAETELELGLGLSIGGPTGKINKASGRILTAKDFPVPRRASMNGGTPPSVTVSGTKRAADQSVPHDSGSPTATSQVVGWPPIRSYRMNSLVNNNQAKAPRAEEEHKGINEEEEEDKAIKDGSKLKKPNENLGHIGFIKVNMDGIRIGRKVNLNAHSSYHSLASALDNMFLRSAGAEKQQLTMPSKLLDGSSEFVLTYEDKEGDWMLVGDVPWMMFLTSVRRLRIMKTSEANGLAPRFHERNRTQRSKLI; translated from the exons ATGGAAGGTGGCTTAGTTTTACTTGGTGGCGGAGCCAACGGCGGCGGAAGCGGTGGTTCTTCTGGGTTTTCAACAAACGAGTCAGCAATGTCAGAGGCAAGCTCGTATCCAGCCGAGACTGAGCTTGAGCTAGGACTAGGGCTGAGCATTGGTGGTCCTACAGGGAAGATTAATAAGGCTAGTGGTAGAATCTTGACTGCCAAAGACTTCCCTGTTCCTCGTCGAGCTTCCATGAACGGCGGCACTCCTCCTTCAGTAACCGTTTCAGGGACCAAAAGAGCCGCCGATCAATCTGTCCCCCATGACAGTGGCTCTCCTACTGCTACCAG TCAAGTTGTCGGATGGCCACCCATAAGGTCTTACAGGATGAACAGCTTGGTTAATAATAACCAAGCTAAAGCTCCAAGAGCTGAAGAAGAACACAAAGGGattaatgaagaagaagaagaagataaagcTATAAAAGATGGTTCAAAGCTGAAAAAACCCAATGAAAATTTAGGGCATATTGGGTTTATTAAAGTCAATATGGATGGCATTCGAATAGGAAGGAAAGTGAATTTGAATGCTCATTCTTCTTATCATAGTTTGGCTTCAGCACTCGATAATATGTTCCTCAGATCCGCCG GTGCAGAGAAACAACAATTAACAATGCCATCTAAGCTTTTGGATGGATCATCTGAATTTGTTTTGACTTATGAAGACAAAGAGGGAGATTGGATGCTTGTAGGAGATGTTCCATGGat gATGTTTCTCACCTCAGTTCGAAGGCTCCGAATCATGAAGACCTCCGAGGCTAATGGACTCG CTCCTAGATTCCATGAAAGGAACCGAACACAAAGAAGCAAACTGATATAA
- the LOC107930430 gene encoding 3-isopropylmalate dehydratase large subunit, chloroplastic isoform X2, translating into MASSLASPSPTSSFIRNKKDLGFSAFPSTSQIAIQKCKKQVSKKIVSVMAPQQSERKPATTGSVKTGMTMTEKILAKASEKPQLSPGDNVWVNVDILMTHDVCGPGSIGIFKKEFGQNAKVWDREKIVIIPDHYIFTSDERANRNVDILRDFCTEQNIKYFYDIKDLSNFKANPDYKGVCHVALAQEGHCRPGEVLLGTDSHTCTAGAFGQFATGIGNTDAGFVLGTGKLLLKVPPTLRFVMDGEMPPYLLAKDLILQIIGEISVAGATYKAMEFVGTTVESLNMEERMTLCNMVVEAGGKNGVVPADSTTFKYLEGKTSLPYEPVYSDAQASYLSEYRFDISKLEPLVAKPHSPDNRALARECKDVKIDRVYIGSCTGGKIDDFLAAAKVFLASGKKVKVPTFLVPATQKIWWEDMLPDI; encoded by the exons ATGGCGTCTTCTTTGGCTTCTCCGTCCCCAACTTCTTCCTTTATCAGGAACAAG AAAGATTTGGGTTTCTCTGCTTTCCCTTCAACATCTCAAATCGCAATTCAGAAATGTAAGAAACAAGTTTCGAAGAAAATCGTCTCAGTCATGGCACCTCAGCAATCAGAGCGTAAACCAGCGACCACAGGCTCT GTGAAGACTGGAATGACAATGACAGAAAAGATTCTTGCAAAAGCCTCTGAGAAACCACAGCTGAGTCCTGGTGATAATGTTTGGGTTAATGTTGATATATTGATGACACATGATGTTTGTGGTCCTGGTTCCATTGGTATCTTCAAGAAAGAATTTGGTCAAAATGCAAAG GTTTGGGACCGTGAAAAGATTGTTATTATACCTGACCATTACATATTTACAAGTGATGAACGTGCGAATCGGAATGTAGATATTTTGAGGGATTTTTGCACAGAGCAAAATATCAagtatttttatgatataaaagaTCTTAGTAATTTTAAG GCAAACCCTGATTATAAAGGTGTATGCCATGTTGCACTTGCCCAAGAAGGTCACTGCAGGCCTGGAGAG GTTTTGTTAGGGACAGATTCACACACCTGTACTGCTGGAGCATTCGGTCAATTTGCTACAGGAATTGGAAATACAGATGCAGGCTTTGTCTTAGGCACCGGGAAGCTTCTACTCAAG GTTCCACCAACATTGAGATTTGTGATGGATGGTGAAATGCCTCCTTATCTGCTTGCAAAGGATTTGATTTTGCAG ATCATTGGTGAAATATCTGTAGCCGGTGCAACATATAAAGCCATGGAGTTTGTCGGCACAACGGTTGAAAGTCTAAAT ATGGAAGAACGGATGACGTTATGCAACATGGTTGTTGAAGCTGGGGGAAAGAATGGAGTCGTTCCCGCTGATAGTACTACATTTAAGTACCTTGAG GGTAAAACATCCCTGCCATATGAACCAGTTTACAGTGATGCACAAGCAAG TTATCTTTCCGAGTACAGATTTGACATCTCAAAGTTGGAGCCCTTGGTGGCTAAG CCACATTCTCCTGATAACCGTGCTTTGGCAAGAGAATGCAAAGATGTTAAGATAGACAGAGTTTATATTGGATCTTGTACTGGTGGTAAAATTGATGATTTTCTTGCTGCTGCTAAAGTCTTTCTAGCTTCA GGAAAGAAGGTCAAGGTTCCTACATTCCTTGTCCCGGCTACACAAAAG ATCTGGTGGGAAGACATGCTCCCAGATATTTGA
- the LOC107930314 gene encoding auxin-responsive protein IAA13 isoform X2, protein MEGGLVLLGGGANGGGSGGSSGFSTNESAMSEASSYPAETELELGLGLSIGGPTGKINKASGRILTAKDFPVPRRASMNGGTPPSVTVSGTKRAADQSVPHDSGSPTATSQVVGWPPIRSYRMNSLVNNNQAKAPRAEEEHKGINEEEEEDKAIKDGSKLKKPNENLGHIGFIKVNMDGIRIGRKVNLNAHSSYHSLASALDNMFLRSAEKQQLTMPSKLLDGSSEFVLTYEDKEGDWMLVGDVPWMMFLTSVRRLRIMKTSEANGLAPRFHERNRTQRSKLI, encoded by the exons ATGGAAGGTGGCTTAGTTTTACTTGGTGGCGGAGCCAACGGCGGCGGAAGCGGTGGTTCTTCTGGGTTTTCAACAAACGAGTCAGCAATGTCAGAGGCAAGCTCGTATCCAGCCGAGACTGAGCTTGAGCTAGGACTAGGGCTGAGCATTGGTGGTCCTACAGGGAAGATTAATAAGGCTAGTGGTAGAATCTTGACTGCCAAAGACTTCCCTGTTCCTCGTCGAGCTTCCATGAACGGCGGCACTCCTCCTTCAGTAACCGTTTCAGGGACCAAAAGAGCCGCCGATCAATCTGTCCCCCATGACAGTGGCTCTCCTACTGCTACCAG TCAAGTTGTCGGATGGCCACCCATAAGGTCTTACAGGATGAACAGCTTGGTTAATAATAACCAAGCTAAAGCTCCAAGAGCTGAAGAAGAACACAAAGGGattaatgaagaagaagaagaagataaagcTATAAAAGATGGTTCAAAGCTGAAAAAACCCAATGAAAATTTAGGGCATATTGGGTTTATTAAAGTCAATATGGATGGCATTCGAATAGGAAGGAAAGTGAATTTGAATGCTCATTCTTCTTATCATAGTTTGGCTTCAGCACTCGATAATATGTTCCTCAGATCCGCCG AGAAACAACAATTAACAATGCCATCTAAGCTTTTGGATGGATCATCTGAATTTGTTTTGACTTATGAAGACAAAGAGGGAGATTGGATGCTTGTAGGAGATGTTCCATGGat gATGTTTCTCACCTCAGTTCGAAGGCTCCGAATCATGAAGACCTCCGAGGCTAATGGACTCG CTCCTAGATTCCATGAAAGGAACCGAACACAAAGAAGCAAACTGATATAA
- the LOC107930430 gene encoding 3-isopropylmalate dehydratase large subunit, chloroplastic isoform X1: MASSLASPSPTSSFIRNKKDLGFSAFPSTSQIAIQKCKKQVSKKIVSVMAPQQSERKPATTGSVKTGMTMTEKILAKASEKPQLSPGDNVWVNVDILMTHDVCGPGSIGIFKKEFGQNAKVWDREKIVIIPDHYIFTSDERANRNVDILRDFCTEQNIKYFYDIKDLSNFKANPDYKGVCHVALAQEGHCRPGEVLLGTDSHTCTAGAFGQFATGIGNTDAGFVLGTGKLLLKVPPTLRFVMDGEMPPYLLAKDLILQIIGEISVAGATYKAMEFVGTTVESLNMEERMTLCNMVVEAGGKNGVVPADSTTFKYLEGKTSLPYEPVYSDAQASYLSEYRFDISKLEPLVAKPHSPDNRALARECKDVKIDRVYIGSCTGGKIDDFLAAAKVFLASGKKVKVPTFLVPATQKVWLDLYTLPVPRSGGKTCSQIFEEAGCDTPASPSCGACLGGPKDTYARMNEPKVCVSTTNRNFPGRMGHKEGQIYLASPYTAAASALTGYVTDPREFLQ; encoded by the exons ATGGCGTCTTCTTTGGCTTCTCCGTCCCCAACTTCTTCCTTTATCAGGAACAAG AAAGATTTGGGTTTCTCTGCTTTCCCTTCAACATCTCAAATCGCAATTCAGAAATGTAAGAAACAAGTTTCGAAGAAAATCGTCTCAGTCATGGCACCTCAGCAATCAGAGCGTAAACCAGCGACCACAGGCTCT GTGAAGACTGGAATGACAATGACAGAAAAGATTCTTGCAAAAGCCTCTGAGAAACCACAGCTGAGTCCTGGTGATAATGTTTGGGTTAATGTTGATATATTGATGACACATGATGTTTGTGGTCCTGGTTCCATTGGTATCTTCAAGAAAGAATTTGGTCAAAATGCAAAG GTTTGGGACCGTGAAAAGATTGTTATTATACCTGACCATTACATATTTACAAGTGATGAACGTGCGAATCGGAATGTAGATATTTTGAGGGATTTTTGCACAGAGCAAAATATCAagtatttttatgatataaaagaTCTTAGTAATTTTAAG GCAAACCCTGATTATAAAGGTGTATGCCATGTTGCACTTGCCCAAGAAGGTCACTGCAGGCCTGGAGAG GTTTTGTTAGGGACAGATTCACACACCTGTACTGCTGGAGCATTCGGTCAATTTGCTACAGGAATTGGAAATACAGATGCAGGCTTTGTCTTAGGCACCGGGAAGCTTCTACTCAAG GTTCCACCAACATTGAGATTTGTGATGGATGGTGAAATGCCTCCTTATCTGCTTGCAAAGGATTTGATTTTGCAG ATCATTGGTGAAATATCTGTAGCCGGTGCAACATATAAAGCCATGGAGTTTGTCGGCACAACGGTTGAAAGTCTAAAT ATGGAAGAACGGATGACGTTATGCAACATGGTTGTTGAAGCTGGGGGAAAGAATGGAGTCGTTCCCGCTGATAGTACTACATTTAAGTACCTTGAG GGTAAAACATCCCTGCCATATGAACCAGTTTACAGTGATGCACAAGCAAG TTATCTTTCCGAGTACAGATTTGACATCTCAAAGTTGGAGCCCTTGGTGGCTAAG CCACATTCTCCTGATAACCGTGCTTTGGCAAGAGAATGCAAAGATGTTAAGATAGACAGAGTTTATATTGGATCTTGTACTGGTGGTAAAATTGATGATTTTCTTGCTGCTGCTAAAGTCTTTCTAGCTTCA GGAAAGAAGGTCAAGGTTCCTACATTCCTTGTCCCGGCTACACAAAAG GTTTGGTTGGACTTATATACTCTCCCTGTACCCAGATCTGGTGGGAAGACATGCTCCCAGATATTTGAAGAAGCTGGCTGTGACACACCCGCAAGCCCTAGCTGTGGTGCTTGTTTGGGTGGCCCAAAAGACACATATGCACGTATGAACGAACCAAAG GTCTGTGTCTCAACAACAAATCGGAACTTCCCTGGTCGGATGGGGCACAAAGAAGGCCAGATATATCTTGCTTCTCCGTATACAGCAGCTGCATCAGCTTTGACCGGTTATGTCACCGATCCAAGAGAGTTTTTGCAGTAA